In Plasmodium gaboni strain SY75 chromosome 8, whole genome shotgun sequence, one DNA window encodes the following:
- a CDS encoding gas41-like protein: MESRMQNVKLIKPLVVGTYAFLLSPQEKKKYGNMTHKWTCLVRCPESTDISLIVSKVVFELDPSFMYPKRVYTQPPYEVNEIGWGEFYLQVKIHFVDLTLSPISIVHLVKLNTDCDPNNVPPCVVNETYEEIIFKNPTVNFYNKFLQCNNTKIAPHKFQEHFIKYDFKEDSYTKKCLQFQSEVQQEICDLMSEATLLSKDINDVQQKYFTMKSEMGVSSDEN, from the exons a TGGAGAGTCGAATGCAAAACGTTAAGTTAATAAAACCTTTGGTGGTTGGAACTTACGCATTTTTATTGTCTCCTCAg gaaaaaaaaaaatatggtAATATGACACATAAGTGGACATGCTTAGTAAGATGTCCAGAATCTACTGATATTTCTCTTATTGTTAGTAAAGTAGTTTTTGAATTAGATCCTTCCTTTATGTACCCAAAAAGAG tGTATACACAACCACCATATGAAGTGAATGAAATAGGATGGGGTGAATTTTATTTACAAGTTAAAATACATTTTGTAGATTTAACATTATCTCCAATAAGTATAGTTCACCTTGTTAAG cTCAATACTGATTGTGACCCCAATAACGTTCCACCTTGTGTAGTTAATGAG ACATATgaagaaattatttttaaaaatcCTACTGTTAATTTTTACAATAAATTTTTACAATGTAACAATACAAAAATTGCTCCGCACAAATTTCAAGAGCACT ttataaaatatgatttTAAAGAAGATAGTTATACAAAAAAGTGTCTGCAATTTCAATCAGAAGTGCAGCAAGAAATTTGTGATTTGATGTCAGAGGCaacattattatcaaaggac ATTAATGACGTTCAACAAAAATACTTCACAA